The Methylomusa anaerophila genome has a segment encoding these proteins:
- a CDS encoding YggS family pyridoxal phosphate-dependent enzyme → MSVKQNIIEITNKINESLNRRTAANITDSVKIIAVTKNQTVTAMLEAIDAGITAVGENRIQEALTKYPEITGTANCKVEWHLIGHLQTNKARLAVQYFDMIHSVDSERLVTDIDRAAAKLSKRQDILIQVNVAGEDTKYGIPPKIRDLLALVRAVSELENVRLCGLMTVAPYCDDPEAVRPFFRELYYLYNEIVSLNIARVEMKWLSMGMTNDYCVAIEEGANIVRIGTGIFGTRYY, encoded by the coding sequence TTGTCTGTTAAACAAAATATAATAGAAATTACCAATAAGATTAATGAATCACTGAATAGGCGTACTGCCGCTAATATAACTGATAGCGTCAAAATTATTGCCGTAACTAAGAATCAGACCGTGACAGCCATGCTGGAGGCAATTGACGCCGGAATAACCGCCGTCGGGGAAAACCGTATACAAGAAGCGCTGACAAAATATCCTGAAATAACCGGAACAGCCAATTGCAAGGTTGAATGGCACCTTATCGGTCATCTGCAAACCAATAAAGCCCGTTTAGCCGTACAGTATTTTGACATGATTCATTCTGTTGACAGTGAACGATTAGTTACTGATATTGACCGCGCCGCAGCTAAACTATCGAAACGGCAAGACATTCTGATTCAAGTAAATGTGGCTGGTGAAGACACAAAGTATGGCATACCGCCTAAAATCAGGGATCTGCTTGCCTTGGTCCGGGCCGTTAGCGAACTGGAAAATGTCCGTTTATGCGGCTTGATGACCGTCGCTCCTTATTGCGATGACCCTGAAGCTGTAAGACCCTTCTTCCGGGAACTGTATTATCTTTATAATGAAATTGTTTCTTTAAATATTGCCCGTGTTGAAATGAAATGGCTCTCGATGGGAATGACAAATGATTATTGTGTCGCCATTGAAGAAGGGGCTAATATTGTCCGAATCGGTACGGGAATCTTCGGAACTCGATATTATTGA
- a CDS encoding cell division protein SepF, with product MKFMEKVWGSLGLFESVEGDDQRPKNEESETKAKKNNNVVSLPMPHQQQQSPAAKQVKVMVVEPFSFDDAQHVADFLKNRKPVVVNLENTDVDIAKRMIDFISGTTYALSGSIQKVGNNIFLCAPANVDVAYSSREENMDKAFLPWNKQS from the coding sequence ATGAAATTCATGGAAAAAGTGTGGGGCAGCTTGGGCCTGTTTGAATCCGTGGAGGGGGATGACCAGCGTCCCAAAAACGAAGAATCAGAAACAAAGGCCAAGAAGAATAATAATGTAGTTTCATTGCCTATGCCTCATCAACAGCAACAAAGTCCCGCAGCAAAGCAGGTAAAAGTAATGGTAGTAGAGCCGTTCTCTTTCGATGATGCTCAACACGTGGCCGATTTCCTGAAAAATAGAAAACCGGTTGTTGTTAATCTGGAAAATACTGATGTCGATATTGCCAAACGCATGATTGATTTCATTAGTGGTACAACTTATGCATTAAGCGGTTCAATTCAAAAAGTGGGGAATAATATTTTCCTGTGTGCACCGGCAAATGTAGATGTAGCGTATAGTTCCCGCGAAGAAAATATGGACAAGGCTTTCCTGCCTTGGAATAAACAGAGTTAA
- the proC gene encoding pyrroline-5-carboxylate reductase yields MLLNKTIGFIGGGAMAEALIRGILKSGMIEASQLIVNDISSERLRYLTNLFSVETTSDSQELAKKADVLFLTVKPQVMNHVVDQITPVVSKSTIIVSVAAGVTLSTLQNKMPGVPVVRVMPNTAVAVGEGMSAIALGKYATSSIGEMVSSVFASVGKVVTVGEDLMDAVTGLSGSGPGYVYVLIDALTDAGVRVGFSRQTALLLSAQTLLGAAKMVLETGEHPAKLRDMVTSPGGTSITGIHVLEQKGVRAALIDAVVAATERSKEMGRK; encoded by the coding sequence ATGCTATTAAATAAAACAATAGGATTTATTGGCGGTGGAGCCATGGCCGAAGCGCTCATTCGCGGTATTCTAAAATCGGGAATGATTGAAGCATCCCAGTTAATTGTAAATGACATCTCATCTGAGCGTCTTCGATATCTAACTAATCTATTTTCTGTAGAGACTACGAGTGACAGTCAGGAATTGGCTAAAAAAGCCGATGTGTTGTTTTTGACTGTGAAACCCCAAGTCATGAACCATGTTGTCGACCAAATTACCCCGGTGGTTTCAAAGTCCACGATAATTGTTTCCGTGGCAGCCGGTGTAACATTATCCACTTTACAAAATAAAATGCCGGGAGTACCCGTAGTTCGGGTAATGCCCAACACCGCTGTTGCCGTAGGCGAAGGTATGTCGGCCATTGCCCTCGGCAAATATGCGACAAGTTCCATTGGTGAAATGGTATCCTCTGTTTTCGCTTCGGTTGGTAAGGTTGTTACAGTGGGCGAGGACTTAATGGATGCGGTAACCGGTTTGTCCGGTAGTGGGCCGGGATATGTCTATGTTCTGATTGACGCGCTTACTGACGCCGGGGTTCGAGTAGGATTTTCCCGCCAAACAGCTTTGTTACTGTCAGCTCAAACATTACTGGGTGCGGCAAAGATGGTCCTGGAAACGGGGGAACATCCCGCCAAATTGCGCGACATGGTTACTTCTCCCGGCGGTACCTCTATCACCGGCATTCACGTTTTGGAGCAGAAAGGCGTAAGAGCGGCTTTGATTGACGCCGTGGTAGCGGCAACGGAAAGGTCCAAGGAAATGGGGCGGAAGTAA
- a CDS encoding YlmH family RNA-binding protein yields the protein MSERDKILRYYSASGEGELAAKLLDLAEWVLKNHKYKISEFLDPHSQTIAETIAAHYNRLTLLSNGGYTGAERRKVAFADNDFLAITEDVDFSINALSINWDIRYYSLSHRDVLGAVLGLGIKREVTGDIIMLKDHCHIIVDNMMTEYIINNLTTVGQAPVTIEKIMLNEIAPREEKVKEIRSTVASLRLDAVAAAGFGTSRTRMAEEIAALKVKVNWQEAKSSSQTVKIGDVISMRGRGRVEVCEIPGQTKKGRFSVVLRRFI from the coding sequence ATGAGCGAACGAGATAAGATTCTTCGCTATTACAGTGCTTCCGGTGAAGGGGAACTCGCCGCTAAACTTCTTGATTTGGCCGAGTGGGTTTTAAAAAATCACAAATATAAAATCAGTGAATTTTTAGACCCCCATAGTCAGACTATCGCGGAAACCATTGCAGCTCATTATAATCGCCTGACATTACTTAGTAATGGTGGGTATACGGGAGCAGAAAGACGAAAAGTCGCCTTTGCCGATAATGATTTTTTGGCTATTACAGAAGATGTGGATTTTTCAATTAATGCCCTCAGTATCAACTGGGATATCCGCTATTACAGCTTATCTCATCGCGACGTACTGGGCGCCGTTTTAGGGCTGGGAATTAAACGTGAAGTCACTGGCGATATTATTATGCTGAAAGACCATTGTCATATTATCGTGGATAATATGATGACGGAATATATCATCAACAACCTGACTACTGTCGGTCAGGCTCCGGTGACAATAGAAAAAATTATGCTAAATGAAATTGCGCCCCGGGAAGAGAAAGTGAAAGAGATAAGATCGACGGTGGCTTCCTTGCGGCTTGACGCGGTGGCTGCAGCCGGTTTTGGCACATCCCGTACCAGGATGGCGGAAGAAATTGCGGCCCTGAAGGTCAAAGTGAACTGGCAAGAGGCAAAAAGTTCTTCTCAAACCGTGAAAATAGGTGATGTAATCTCTATGCGAGGACGCGGTCGGGTAGAAGTGTGTGAAATTCCTGGACAAACTAAAAAAGGGCGCTTCAGCGTCGTATTACGACGCTTCATATAA
- a CDS encoding DivIVA domain-containing protein, translating into MLTPLDIHNKEFKHGFRGYNEEEVDEFLDQVVKDYETLYRENIDLKETVERLNGKLEHYQHMENTLHSTLVIAQETAEEVKLNAKKETELIIKEAEIRAQGMVDEAFAKVRRLTGEYEDLQKQSQIFRTRLRTLLQAQMDMLNNAKEEDEN; encoded by the coding sequence ATGCTGACGCCGTTGGATATTCATAACAAAGAGTTTAAGCATGGTTTTCGGGGCTACAATGAAGAAGAAGTTGACGAATTTCTTGACCAGGTAGTAAAGGATTATGAAACTTTATACCGGGAAAATATTGATCTAAAAGAAACAGTTGAACGGCTCAACGGAAAATTGGAACATTATCAACATATGGAAAATACACTTCACAGTACACTGGTCATTGCCCAAGAAACAGCCGAAGAAGTGAAACTCAATGCCAAAAAGGAAACCGAGCTGATTATTAAAGAAGCGGAGATTCGCGCCCAGGGAATGGTTGATGAAGCTTTTGCAAAAGTTCGTAGGTTAACAGGTGAATATGAAGATTTGCAAAAACAGTCCCAAATTTTCCGTACAAGGCTGCGTACCTTATTGCAGGCTCAAATGGATATGCTTAATAACGCCAAGGAAGAGGATGAAAACTAA
- a CDS encoding DUF167 domain-containing protein — protein sequence MNIQNLNIKEFADGIAFKVKVQPRASKNCVAGIVEDSLKISLTSPPVDGEANIACIAYIAELFNVSKSQVRITTGEKSRTKIIKIETIDKNQFTAILSRYLA from the coding sequence TTGAATATTCAAAACCTGAATATCAAGGAATTTGCTGACGGCATCGCTTTTAAGGTGAAGGTGCAGCCGCGAGCCAGCAAAAATTGCGTTGCCGGGATTGTAGAAGATTCCCTAAAAATCAGTTTGACTTCACCGCCGGTTGATGGCGAAGCAAATATTGCTTGCATAGCTTATATTGCCGAATTGTTTAATGTATCCAAAAGTCAGGTGCGTATTACCACTGGGGAAAAAAGCCGCACTAAGATTATTAAAATTGAGACAATCGACAAAAACCAATTTACAGCCATATTATCCCGCTATTTAGCCTGA
- the ileS gene encoding isoleucine--tRNA ligase: MYRLDYSKSLNLPQTEFPMRGNLPEREPKLLEYWHNEAIYQKKIKRNQGNPKFILHDGPPYANGNIHIGTALNKILKDIIVKYKSLHGFAAPYVPGWDTHGLPIEHAAIKILGLNRHELNPLDLRRECRQYAFKCLDMQREDFKRLGITGDWENPYVTLYPEYEAKQIEVFGEMAKKNYIYKGLKSVYWCTSCETALAEAEIEYAEKKSHSIFVKFLLVDDKGNLPVGVDRERVFAVIWTTTPWTMPANVAIAVNPDLEYAWVEVNDEIYLLAKELVETVTKANGLENYTILSTLKGSATEGMLFHHPFFDREAPVILGDHVTLEQGTGCVHTAPGHGQEDFEVGAKYGLPVISPVDPTGHFTAEAGKFQGMSVNDANVPIIKELAERSMLLGKSSIKHQYAHCWRCKNPIIYRATEQWFASVEGFRQEALNAIKDVTWIPSWGEDRIHNMVADRQDWCISRQRVWGVPIPIFYCTECNTHIINDTTITAVADLFRREGSDAWWARTAAEILPDGFICPHCGHNTFRKETDIMDVWFDSGSSHAAVLKQRDELVWPADLYLEGSDQHRGWFQSSLLTSVATTHTAPYKAVLTHGFVVDGEGRKMSKSIGNVIYPQEVIKQYGADILRLWVASADYKADIRISNDILKQMAEVYRKIRNTFRYILGNLQDFDPNTCKVEYGDLLEIDRWALLRLEQVRSKITQAYEDYEFHLLYHSVHNFCAIDLSSIYLDILKDRVYTELPNSLERRAAQTAMYEILTTLVTLVSPVLTFTAEEVWQHMPKEAGMPESVQLTTWPKVRKEYLDAELEIKWDTLLTIRSEITKALENARRNKVIGHSLDASVALYATGDVFAALAAVKDDLATLLIVSGVELFENLAAAPSESYKAEDMNLAIAVLPAQGQKCERCWIYNDTVTQNSEHPTLCHRCATVIKQL; the protein is encoded by the coding sequence GTGTACAGATTGGACTACAGCAAATCCCTTAACTTACCGCAGACTGAATTTCCTATGCGGGGAAACTTGCCGGAACGGGAGCCAAAATTACTAGAATACTGGCATAACGAAGCCATATACCAAAAGAAGATTAAACGGAATCAAGGTAATCCGAAATTTATTTTGCATGACGGTCCTCCGTACGCAAATGGAAACATCCATATTGGTACGGCATTAAATAAAATTTTAAAGGATATTATCGTAAAATATAAATCATTGCACGGTTTTGCAGCTCCTTATGTTCCCGGTTGGGATACTCACGGCTTGCCTATTGAACATGCAGCCATTAAAATTCTTGGTCTTAACAGACATGAACTAAATCCCCTGGATTTAAGACGCGAATGCAGACAGTACGCGTTTAAATGCCTTGATATGCAGCGTGAAGACTTTAAACGTCTGGGAATTACCGGTGATTGGGAGAACCCCTATGTAACTCTTTATCCGGAATACGAGGCCAAACAGATTGAAGTATTTGGCGAAATGGCGAAAAAAAATTATATATACAAAGGTCTGAAATCGGTATACTGGTGTACCTCTTGCGAAACAGCCCTGGCGGAAGCTGAAATTGAATATGCAGAAAAAAAGTCCCATTCAATCTTTGTTAAATTTCTGTTAGTTGACGACAAAGGCAATTTACCTGTTGGCGTTGATCGTGAACGGGTCTTTGCCGTGATTTGGACGACCACTCCCTGGACGATGCCAGCTAACGTAGCCATTGCTGTAAACCCTGACCTGGAATACGCCTGGGTAGAAGTCAACGACGAAATATATCTGTTGGCGAAAGAATTGGTTGAAACGGTTACCAAAGCCAACGGCTTGGAAAACTATACAATATTGTCCACGCTGAAAGGCTCAGCCACCGAAGGAATGCTTTTTCATCATCCGTTCTTTGACCGTGAGGCACCGGTCATTTTAGGTGACCATGTTACTTTAGAGCAAGGCACAGGCTGTGTCCACACCGCTCCCGGACACGGCCAGGAGGACTTTGAGGTTGGCGCCAAGTATGGATTACCGGTAATTAGTCCGGTAGATCCAACAGGCCACTTTACAGCCGAAGCCGGTAAATTTCAGGGTATGTCAGTAAACGATGCCAACGTTCCTATCATCAAAGAATTGGCTGAGCGCAGCATGCTTCTCGGTAAAAGCTCAATTAAGCACCAGTATGCGCACTGCTGGCGGTGCAAAAATCCAATTATCTATCGGGCAACGGAACAGTGGTTTGCTTCGGTAGAAGGTTTTCGACAAGAAGCTTTGAATGCAATCAAAGACGTAACCTGGATTCCTTCCTGGGGCGAGGACCGCATTCACAACATGGTTGCCGACCGTCAGGACTGGTGCATCTCGCGGCAAAGAGTCTGGGGGGTGCCTATACCAATTTTTTACTGCACCGAATGTAACACTCACATTATCAACGACACTACCATTACTGCAGTTGCCGATCTCTTCCGCCGGGAGGGGTCAGATGCCTGGTGGGCAAGAACAGCTGCCGAAATTTTACCTGACGGATTTATATGTCCGCACTGCGGTCATAATACTTTCCGGAAGGAAACAGATATCATGGACGTTTGGTTTGACAGCGGGTCCAGTCATGCCGCTGTTTTAAAGCAACGAGACGAACTTGTCTGGCCGGCGGACCTGTACCTGGAAGGCAGTGATCAACATCGTGGCTGGTTCCAGTCGTCTCTCCTTACTTCGGTGGCAACTACCCATACCGCTCCGTACAAGGCTGTATTGACCCATGGCTTTGTGGTTGACGGTGAAGGTCGCAAGATGTCCAAGTCTATCGGCAATGTAATTTATCCGCAAGAAGTTATCAAGCAGTATGGCGCTGATATATTGCGTCTATGGGTTGCCTCAGCGGATTACAAGGCGGATATCCGCATATCCAATGATATACTAAAGCAAATGGCTGAGGTATACCGTAAAATCCGCAATACTTTTCGTTATATTCTTGGCAACTTACAAGATTTCGACCCCAATACCTGCAAAGTTGAATATGGAGATTTGCTTGAAATCGACCGCTGGGCTCTTCTTCGTCTTGAGCAGGTTCGCTCCAAAATTACTCAGGCCTATGAAGATTACGAATTCCATCTCTTATACCACAGCGTGCACAATTTCTGCGCCATTGACTTAAGCTCCATTTATCTTGATATATTAAAAGACCGGGTCTATACGGAACTGCCGAATTCGCTGGAACGTCGGGCCGCTCAAACGGCTATGTATGAAATTTTAACTACGCTGGTAACCTTGGTCAGCCCAGTACTGACTTTTACGGCGGAAGAAGTTTGGCAGCATATGCCCAAAGAAGCAGGTATGCCGGAAAGTGTCCAGCTAACCACTTGGCCCAAAGTCCGTAAGGAATACCTGGATGCCGAATTAGAAATAAAATGGGATACCCTGTTGACCATTCGCAGTGAAATAACCAAAGCACTGGAAAATGCGCGCCGCAACAAGGTAATCGGCCATTCTTTGGATGCATCTGTGGCCTTATACGCTACGGGAGATGTATTTGCCGCTTTAGCCGCAGTAAAGGATGACCTGGCTACGTTATTAATCGTATCCGGGGTGGAGTTATTTGAAAATCTCGCAGCGGCTCCTTCCGAAAGCTACAAAGCTGAAGATATGAACTTGGCGATTGCCGTTTTACCTGCACAAGGTCAAAAATGCGAGCGTTGCTGGATTTATAATGACACAGTTACACAAAATTCCGAACACCCGACACTGTGCCATAGATGCGCCACTGTAATAAAACAGCTATAG
- a CDS encoding DUF5665 domain-containing protein produces the protein MDLNNKKIDKIKETHGKAPELIATQLNKLVQHLEALRIAEYLELLERPGRLIFTNFVAGIARGLGIAIGASLVFALLLSFLKHLILLNIPLIGGLIADIVRIVETKNGI, from the coding sequence ATGGATTTGAATAATAAAAAAATAGATAAAATAAAGGAAACTCACGGTAAGGCCCCGGAATTGATAGCAACCCAATTGAATAAATTGGTTCAGCATTTGGAAGCTCTGCGCATTGCGGAATATCTCGAATTGCTGGAACGTCCGGGACGTCTAATTTTTACCAACTTTGTTGCCGGGATTGCAAGAGGTTTAGGTATCGCAATAGGAGCCAGCTTAGTATTCGCTTTACTTTTATCCTTTTTAAAACATTTGATTTTGCTCAACATTCCTCTAATCGGTGGTCTGATTGCAGATATTGTACGTATCGTTGAAACTAAAAACGGCATATAA
- a CDS encoding TVP38/TMEM64 family protein, translating into MEKPETQQPFLYYIKLSVLVLIIAFYLYLPGVQNFVTSGIFYLHHRDFDGLRLFILSYGIWAPVTSVALMTLQSIVPLVPGLIITLTNAWIFGWKFGALYSWAGALLGATLDFGVARWYGRPVVEHFLNIKYLKYLDWMDTFFKRHGVLTIFITRLTPVVPFKVISYGAGLTAISLPQFSIATAVGQTPAIVLYSILGQNLTHNVFSLITVTSLLIIAGAVAFYYRKTIERYLLSNKGGK; encoded by the coding sequence ATGGAAAAACCGGAAACCCAGCAACCGTTTTTATATTACATAAAATTAAGTGTTTTGGTTCTAATAATAGCTTTTTACCTATATTTACCCGGAGTACAAAACTTCGTCACCAGCGGAATTTTTTACTTACATCACAGGGATTTTGATGGTTTGCGCCTATTTATTCTGTCTTACGGCATTTGGGCGCCTGTTACAAGTGTTGCCTTAATGACTTTACAATCCATTGTGCCGTTAGTACCAGGATTGATTATTACCCTTACCAACGCTTGGATTTTTGGCTGGAAATTTGGCGCCCTCTATTCGTGGGCAGGTGCTTTGTTAGGAGCCACGCTGGATTTCGGAGTAGCCCGCTGGTATGGTCGCCCAGTGGTTGAGCATTTTCTTAATATAAAATACCTTAAATACCTTGACTGGATGGACACTTTTTTCAAGCGCCATGGAGTATTAACGATATTCATTACCAGACTTACTCCGGTCGTACCTTTTAAAGTTATCAGTTACGGTGCAGGTCTTACTGCCATATCCTTGCCTCAGTTTAGCATTGCTACGGCGGTTGGACAAACTCCGGCGATCGTACTATACTCAATACTTGGCCAAAACTTAACTCATAATGTATTTTCGTTAATTACCGTCACATCTTTACTCATCATCGCCGGCGCTGTGGCTTTTTATTATCGCAAAACGATCGAGCGGTATTTATTAAGTAATAAAGGCGGCAAGTAA
- the lspA gene encoding signal peptidase II, producing MSMFLVALITITTIIIDQTVKYYVQSQMLPGQSIPVIEGIFHITYILNPGAAFGVLENQTIFFVTVAFLMLGISIYFFSQIPQHYRLMRFGLSLMAGGAVGNVIDRVKAGVVVDFFDFRIWPVFNIADMAIVTGVSCIIYSIIFLIPRSELKEKNG from the coding sequence ATGTCTATGTTCTTAGTAGCGCTTATAACAATTACTACGATAATCATCGACCAAACTGTGAAATATTATGTTCAGTCACAAATGCTGCCTGGTCAGTCAATTCCGGTAATAGAGGGCATTTTTCACATTACATATATTCTCAATCCTGGTGCAGCCTTCGGGGTTTTAGAAAACCAAACTATTTTTTTTGTTACGGTTGCTTTTTTAATGCTGGGAATTAGCATCTACTTTTTTTCCCAAATACCACAGCACTATCGGTTGATGCGTTTCGGCCTCAGTTTGATGGCTGGTGGAGCAGTCGGCAATGTCATTGATCGAGTTAAAGCAGGCGTTGTAGTAGATTTTTTTGATTTTCGTATTTGGCCCGTGTTTAATATAGCCGATATGGCAATCGTAACGGGAGTCAGTTGTATCATTTATTCAATTATATTTTTAATCCCGCGTAGTGAGTTAAAGGAAAAAAACGGATAA
- a CDS encoding RluA family pseudouridine synthase, translating to MHENWSDFNATYRFEAAHAEKGTRLDVFIAAKIPSLSRSHIQRLIAAECVWVNSKTVKANYKVQINDKIEITIPEVEPIDVIPESIPLDILYEDQDIIVINKPRGMVVHPAAGNYRGTLVNALLEHCKDLSGINGVIRPGIVHRLDKDTSGVIVAAKTDRAHLNLAEQIKSRVASRKYLAIVHGNIIEEQGVINAPIGRHPSDRKKMAVTFSNSKEAVTRFRVLERFGNYTLVECKLLTGRTHQIRVHMSYIGHPVAGDPKYGPERRHFDIAGQALHSAELSIIHPVTGRPMSFSAPCPQDMTNIMSILHKNNNN from the coding sequence GTGCATGAAAACTGGTCGGATTTTAATGCCACATATCGGTTCGAAGCAGCTCACGCTGAAAAAGGAACCAGACTTGATGTGTTTATCGCAGCCAAAATACCTTCTCTATCCCGATCTCATATTCAAAGGTTGATAGCCGCAGAATGCGTATGGGTCAATAGTAAAACGGTAAAAGCAAACTATAAAGTACAAATAAATGATAAGATTGAGATAACCATCCCTGAAGTTGAGCCGATTGATGTAATCCCGGAAAGCATTCCGCTGGATATATTATATGAAGATCAAGATATTATTGTTATCAATAAGCCGCGCGGTATGGTAGTACATCCGGCAGCCGGCAACTACAGAGGAACTTTGGTAAATGCTCTGTTGGAACACTGTAAAGATTTATCCGGAATTAATGGCGTCATTCGTCCCGGGATAGTACATCGCCTGGACAAAGATACTTCCGGCGTTATTGTGGCTGCCAAGACAGATCGCGCCCATCTTAACCTGGCCGAACAAATCAAATCCCGGGTCGCCAGCCGTAAATATTTGGCGATTGTTCATGGAAATATCATAGAAGAGCAGGGAGTTATTAACGCCCCTATCGGCAGACATCCGTCGGACCGGAAAAAAATGGCTGTTACTTTTAGCAACAGCAAAGAAGCGGTAACCCGCTTTCGGGTGCTGGAACGATTCGGTAATTATACATTGGTAGAATGTAAATTACTTACCGGACGCACACACCAAATCAGAGTACATATGAGTTATATTGGTCATCCGGTAGCCGGTGATCCCAAATATGGTCCTGAACGCCGGCATTTTGATATTGCAGGTCAAGCGCTGCATTCCGCCGAACTATCCATAATACATCCGGTCACCGGTCGGCCAATGAGCTTTAGCGCCCCTTGTCCCCAAGATATGACGAATATTATGTCAATATTACATAAGAATAATAACAATTAA
- the pyrR gene encoding bifunctional pyr operon transcriptional regulator/uracil phosphoribosyltransferase PyrR, protein MRKTIVDKTIIMDAQAIRRALIRVAHELAEKNRGVANLVLVGIRTRGVPIAYSLAEEIKKIEGIEVPVGILDITLYRDDLSTLDYQPIVHETQIPFDINGKIVVLVDDVLFTGRTARAALDAIIDIGRPAAIQLAVLIDRGHRELPIRADYVGKNVPTSRKEIVSVQINSIDGAEQVMIKEIID, encoded by the coding sequence ATGCGCAAAACAATTGTTGATAAAACTATCATCATGGATGCTCAGGCAATCAGAAGAGCGCTAATCCGGGTTGCACACGAATTAGCTGAAAAAAACAGGGGTGTGGCAAATTTGGTGCTTGTAGGTATACGAACCCGCGGTGTACCTATTGCCTACAGCTTGGCAGAAGAAATAAAAAAAATTGAAGGGATAGAGGTTCCGGTCGGCATTTTAGATATTACACTTTACCGTGACGATTTATCGACTCTAGATTATCAGCCGATCGTCCACGAAACGCAAATTCCATTTGACATTAATGGGAAAATAGTGGTTCTGGTGGATGACGTATTATTCACCGGCAGAACAGCACGGGCAGCTTTGGACGCAATTATTGATATCGGACGCCCGGCGGCAATCCAGCTTGCAGTACTTATTGACCGCGGTCACCGCGAGCTTCCTATTCGAGCCGATTACGTAGGTAAAAATGTTCCGACCTCCCGTAAAGAAATTGTTAGTGTACAAATAAACTCTATTGATGGGGCGGAGCAGGTTATGATCAAAGAAATAATCGACTAG